A window of the Mesotoga prima MesG1.Ag.4.2 genome harbors these coding sequences:
- a CDS encoding ABC transporter permease, translated as MNNIESFILSTLNATIRAGTPLLFAVLGTIFTERSGVMNLGLEGLMLVGAIGGFVASYQTSNLLAALLLAMLAGAILGLVHAFFTVTLRVNQIVSGLAITMLGTGISGLWGKDYIGVIARRFEPIKIPFLSDIPYIGQVLFNHDVLVYISFVLVPIMWFFIYKTKPGLTLRAVGESPEAADAKGINVFAVRYFYTVLGGSITAIGGAYLSLAYNSMWIENMTAGRGWIAIALVLFATWDPVKALIGAYLFGGITALGLRLQAVGAHISPDFLKMLPYLLTIVVLFFTSTDTLKRKVGAPASSGVPYSREERT; from the coding sequence TTGAATAATATCGAATCGTTTATTCTCTCGACTCTCAACGCCACCATTAGGGCTGGAACACCACTGCTCTTTGCCGTTCTAGGCACAATATTCACCGAGCGGTCTGGAGTTATGAATCTTGGACTGGAAGGTCTTATGCTTGTTGGTGCCATTGGTGGCTTTGTCGCTTCATATCAAACATCGAACCTTCTCGCGGCTTTACTTTTGGCAATGCTTGCAGGTGCAATCCTTGGTCTTGTTCATGCCTTCTTCACAGTTACACTGAGAGTCAACCAGATTGTCAGCGGTCTGGCCATTACTATGCTCGGTACCGGAATAAGCGGCCTCTGGGGGAAAGACTATATCGGTGTAATTGCAAGGCGTTTCGAGCCAATTAAGATTCCCTTCCTCTCGGACATTCCTTACATCGGTCAGGTTCTTTTCAATCATGACGTACTCGTTTATATTAGTTTTGTGCTTGTCCCGATTATGTGGTTCTTCATTTATAAAACAAAGCCAGGTCTTACTCTCAGAGCGGTGGGAGAATCCCCCGAGGCTGCCGATGCTAAAGGAATAAATGTCTTCGCGGTGAGGTATTTTTACACGGTTCTCGGCGGATCGATAACGGCCATTGGAGGCGCCTATCTCTCGCTTGCCTACAACTCCATGTGGATAGAAAACATGACTGCGGGCAGAGGGTGGATAGCGATAGCCTTGGTTCTGTTCGCCACCTGGGATCCCGTTAAAGCTTTGATCGGTGCGTATCTCTTTGGGGGGATAACCGCCCTAGGACTACGATTGCAGGCCGTCGGCGCTCATATTTCACCCGACTTTCTGAAGATGCTTCCTTATTTGCTGACGATTGTCGTGCTCTTCTTCACTTCAACAGACACTTTGAAGCGCAAGGTCGGGGCTCCCGCTTCATCGGGTGTGCCTTATTCGAGGGAAGAGAGAACATAA
- a CDS encoding ABC transporter permease: MRVKIEKRLVIPKYSSILVPILSVVAALVLMGIILMVFFYGRLGSFSLAFRETFDAYKEMLTWPFANKYGIFSTLMRMVPLAFVGLGLSFAYRMKIWNIGGEGQLYMGALAATWGALFLFKDVSSPLAMILLLSITGAVAGGLWALIPALMKAFAKTDEIVVTLMLNYVAIFWVDYLVYGPWKDPKGYGFPGTAPFPDQARLPTLFKGEFHVGFFIAVAIAVVLFYVYRKTSWGMNSKIVGDNAQAARYSGISIVRYTIIALVVSGAIAGLGGAVQMMGVQHRLQHGFSPGYGYTAIIVAWLAKLNPIAILLVSFLFGGLLVGNDQLQMFYKLPMALISVFQGLVLFSLLGGETISRYRLRIVKEEAAHIE, from the coding sequence ATGAGAGTGAAGATAGAGAAGAGGCTGGTTATTCCGAAGTATTCGTCGATTCTCGTGCCAATTCTTTCTGTGGTAGCCGCACTGGTCTTAATGGGGATAATCTTGATGGTGTTTTTCTACGGAAGACTAGGGTCTTTTTCACTTGCCTTTCGTGAGACGTTTGATGCATACAAGGAAATGCTTACATGGCCTTTTGCAAATAAGTATGGGATCTTCAGCACGCTGATGAGAATGGTACCGCTAGCCTTCGTGGGGTTGGGACTGTCATTTGCATACAGGATGAAGATCTGGAACATTGGCGGAGAGGGTCAGCTCTATATGGGTGCCCTGGCCGCGACGTGGGGAGCTCTCTTTCTTTTCAAAGATGTCTCCTCTCCTCTGGCAATGATACTGCTTCTATCAATCACGGGTGCAGTCGCCGGTGGCCTGTGGGCCTTGATTCCCGCTTTGATGAAAGCGTTCGCAAAGACAGATGAGATTGTGGTCACTCTGATGCTCAACTACGTCGCGATCTTCTGGGTGGATTATCTTGTCTATGGTCCCTGGAAAGACCCGAAAGGTTATGGATTCCCCGGAACGGCTCCGTTCCCGGATCAAGCTAGGCTTCCAACTCTCTTCAAAGGTGAGTTTCACGTTGGCTTCTTCATCGCTGTTGCTATTGCAGTTGTTCTGTTTTACGTCTATAGGAAGACAAGTTGGGGAATGAATTCCAAAATCGTCGGGGATAACGCACAGGCCGCAAGATATTCTGGAATAAGCATTGTCAGGTACACGATTATTGCTCTCGTAGTAAGTGGAGCGATCGCCGGACTTGGAGGGGCTGTACAGATGATGGGCGTTCAGCATAGACTTCAGCATGGCTTTTCTCCCGGATACGGCTACACGGCGATCATAGTGGCATGGCTGGCCAAACTCAATCCGATTGCGATTCTACTCGTTTCCTTTCTCTTCGGCGGGTTGCTGGTGGGCAACGATCAGCTTCAGATGTTTTATAAGCTTCCCATGGCTCTGATCTCGGTCTTTCAAGGGCTGGTTCTCTTCTCTCTTCTCGGAGGAGAAACAATCTCCAGATACAGGCTGAGAATCGTCAAAGAGGAGGCGGCTCACATTGAATAA
- a CDS encoding ABC transporter ATP-binding protein, which produces MADLPILEMRNITKAFPGVIANENISLDLKKGEVHALLGENGAGKTTLMNILFGIYKADEGEIFMEGKQISISSPHNALKYGIGMVQQHFTVVPSFTVAENIVLGLKGMGFFIKTKTVESSIEKLGKSYDLPVNPRARVWTLSVGEKQRIEILKLLYTGAKVIILDEPTAVLTPQETEILFKAMRKLVNEGSSVIFISHKLDEVLEISDRVTVLRGGKVVGTEVRDSVDRRSLVRMMVGRDVLLDFDKPKTEPGKTVLQVENLTVKNDKNLEAVKNLSLSIKSGEILGIAGVAGNGQRELAEAIYGLRKPVQGKVVLNDKILRHTDVAQRIKGGVAFIPQDRRAVATCPSLSITENVFMKNSYSMYLPQSPFNLNTRAMQRAAKELISDYSISTPSTKTQARFLSGGNLQKLVLARELSTKPCLIIAEHPTRGLDIGAMEFVYKTLLAHKERGAAILLLAGELYEIFRLSDRVAVIYEGEIMGYTPPDPSFTEEIGFMMAGSKRGEIS; this is translated from the coding sequence TTGGCCGATCTTCCGATCCTAGAAATGAGAAACATCACCAAAGCCTTTCCCGGTGTAATAGCAAATGAAAATATCTCTCTTGACCTAAAAAAAGGCGAAGTTCATGCTCTTCTTGGAGAAAATGGAGCCGGAAAGACCACACTCATGAATATTCTGTTCGGTATATACAAGGCCGATGAGGGAGAGATATTCATGGAGGGCAAGCAGATTTCCATCTCTTCTCCCCACAATGCTCTGAAATACGGGATAGGTATGGTTCAGCAGCACTTCACGGTAGTACCGTCGTTCACGGTCGCCGAAAACATTGTTCTTGGTCTTAAGGGAATGGGCTTCTTTATAAAAACCAAAACGGTCGAATCAAGCATCGAAAAGTTGGGCAAAAGCTATGATCTTCCAGTCAATCCCAGGGCACGGGTCTGGACTCTTTCGGTGGGAGAGAAACAGAGAATAGAAATTCTTAAACTTCTTTACACTGGAGCTAAAGTGATAATCCTTGATGAGCCGACTGCCGTCTTAACTCCCCAGGAAACGGAGATACTGTTCAAGGCTATGAGGAAGCTAGTGAATGAGGGCTCATCGGTGATTTTTATAAGTCACAAGCTGGACGAGGTTCTTGAGATTAGCGACAGAGTCACCGTTCTGAGGGGCGGAAAAGTTGTTGGAACAGAGGTAAGGGATTCAGTAGACAGACGCTCCCTGGTCAGAATGATGGTGGGAAGAGATGTGTTGCTAGATTTCGACAAACCCAAGACCGAACCTGGAAAAACGGTACTTCAGGTAGAAAATCTCACCGTTAAGAATGACAAGAATCTTGAAGCAGTAAAAAATCTCAGTCTGAGCATAAAATCTGGCGAAATATTGGGTATTGCAGGGGTCGCCGGAAACGGTCAGAGAGAACTTGCAGAGGCAATTTACGGTCTTAGAAAACCTGTCCAGGGCAAAGTGGTGTTAAACGACAAGATACTTCGTCACACTGACGTCGCCCAAAGAATAAAGGGTGGTGTAGCTTTCATTCCTCAGGACAGGAGAGCCGTTGCAACTTGTCCTTCGTTATCTATTACAGAAAACGTGTTCATGAAGAACTCTTACTCCATGTATCTCCCTCAATCGCCCTTTAATCTGAACACGAGGGCAATGCAGAGGGCAGCCAAAGAGTTGATCTCAGATTATTCAATATCGACTCCTTCAACGAAAACCCAGGCTAGGTTTCTTTCGGGGGGAAATCTGCAGAAGCTCGTTCTCGCCAGGGAACTTTCAACAAAGCCCTGTCTCATAATCGCGGAGCATCCTACAAGAGGGCTTGACATTGGAGCCATGGAATTCGTCTACAAAACTCTCTTGGCTCACAAAGAAAGGGGAGCTGCTATTCTTCTTCTTGCAGGAGAGCTATATGAAATCTTCAGACTTTCAGACAGAGTAGCGGTGATTTACGAGGGCGAAATTATGGGATATACACCTCCCGACCCGTCTTTCACAGAGGAAATAGGGTTTATGATGGCCGGCTCAAAGCGGGGCGAGATATCATGA
- a CDS encoding BMP family ABC transporter substrate-binding protein, with product MRKIFLFFSMILIAAALLAAPLKVAFIYVAPVGDGGWSTMHNEGRLHLERVFGDQIVTDFIESVPEGAEAEVVFRGYAQRGYDLIFGTSFGYMDSMVKVSQAFPNSTFMHCSGYMTTDNLGTYFGRMYEPRFLSGLIAGAMTKTNIIGYVAAYPIPEVIRGINAFAMGVQYVNPEVKVHVVWSNTWFDPAREKEAAESLLDIGADLITQHQDSPAPQQAAEDRGVFSIGYNSDMSAFAPNAFLAAPVWDWGPFYEYVVRNVMDGTWTNEQYWGGIKEGVVDIFVSDLVPDGVAKLVMTMREAIVQGLFHPFDGPVYDQSGALRYAEGERPTDAELLSMDWFVNNVVGKIQ from the coding sequence GTGAGGAAGATCTTCCTGTTTTTCTCAATGATTCTGATTGCTGCAGCTCTTCTGGCAGCACCACTAAAAGTAGCCTTCATTTATGTTGCACCGGTGGGCGATGGTGGCTGGAGCACAATGCATAACGAGGGTAGACTACACCTGGAAAGAGTCTTCGGCGATCAAATCGTTACTGATTTCATTGAGAGCGTACCTGAAGGAGCTGAGGCGGAAGTTGTATTTAGAGGTTATGCCCAAAGAGGATACGACCTCATCTTCGGGACCAGCTTCGGCTACATGGACAGTATGGTAAAGGTATCACAGGCCTTCCCGAATTCAACGTTTATGCATTGTTCAGGTTACATGACCACCGATAATCTCGGCACCTATTTTGGAAGAATGTATGAGCCGAGATTCCTTAGCGGTCTGATCGCAGGAGCAATGACGAAAACCAACATTATTGGTTACGTCGCCGCCTATCCAATACCTGAGGTAATACGTGGAATTAACGCCTTTGCGATGGGTGTCCAGTACGTTAACCCCGAGGTAAAGGTCCATGTAGTCTGGTCCAACACCTGGTTTGATCCGGCAAGAGAGAAAGAGGCAGCGGAATCACTTCTGGATATTGGTGCAGACTTGATAACACAGCATCAGGATTCACCGGCTCCCCAGCAGGCAGCAGAAGATAGAGGTGTCTTTTCAATAGGATACAACAGTGACATGAGTGCCTTCGCGCCAAATGCTTTCCTCGCAGCCCCCGTTTGGGACTGGGGTCCATTTTATGAATATGTAGTCAGAAATGTCATGGACGGAACCTGGACCAATGAACAGTACTGGGGAGGGATCAAAGAAGGTGTTGTCGACATCTTTGTATCCGATCTTGTTCCAGATGGTGTGGCAAAACTCGTGATGACCATGAGAGAAGCAATAGTTCAGGGTCTGTTCCACCCGTTTGACGGTCCAGTCTACGATCAGTCAGGAGCTCTAAGGTATGCTGAAGGCGAAAGACCAACTGACGCAGAGCTTCTTAGCATGGACTGGTTCGTAAACAATGTAGTTGGAAAGATTCAGTGA
- a CDS encoding ferritin, whose amino-acid sequence MITARMEKEINNQIKAEFESAFIYMSMAAWSHKNGYFGAENFMWKQAKEEEEHAMKFIQYLKDVDATAEIPGIEKPNGEYESLLDVFEKGLEHEKYITSRIHNLVKISEEEGDYATNDFIQWYVTEQVEEERNFRDVVKRLKMVGNQANGIFMIDSQLGER is encoded by the coding sequence ATGATTACAGCTAGAATGGAAAAGGAAATCAATAACCAGATAAAGGCGGAATTCGAATCTGCATTTATCTACATGAGCATGGCTGCCTGGTCTCACAAGAATGGATACTTTGGGGCCGAGAACTTCATGTGGAAGCAGGCAAAAGAGGAAGAAGAGCACGCGATGAAGTTTATACAGTATCTTAAAGACGTCGATGCAACTGCGGAGATCCCGGGCATTGAAAAACCAAACGGAGAATACGAGTCTTTGCTGGACGTTTTTGAAAAGGGGTTGGAGCATGAGAAGTACATTACTTCCAGGATCCACAACCTTGTGAAAATCTCCGAAGAAGAGGGGGATTACGCAACGAACGACTTCATCCAGTGGTATGTTACCGAGCAAGTCGAAGAGGAAAGGAATTTCAGAGATGTTGTGAAAAGACTGAAGATGGTTGGAAATCAAGCCAACGGGATCTTCATGATTGATTCTCAACTTGGCGAAAGATAA
- a CDS encoding 5'-nucleotidase C-terminal domain-containing protein, producing MRKLLALILTVSVLTMAMASYFHLTILHTSFVPANTAPFDYSSGKSEDVFPARLAVFVNQMRLFNPNTLFIDTGNLIRGTPLSYYSAKIDYCNLNPFVEAMNAIGLNASLIGSEEFIYGPGFLEEAISASEFPLLSANIVFKSSGEPVFSPFEVVEIEDDGEKLRVGIVGLVTEVIPPWQEAEFFAGLSFVDPVDAAGDYLGKLREEVDVLVLAYRGSNEEAHEIMKALREIDVFLKGPQLTTKSAIVDGVVISGPGYIDESVSKIDIYLEKTGEDWKIYDRSVDEISMSGFLPDESVVEIFRGYNDQIQKLLDTRVGFAVGDFYVEDALEARLRDNPLAEFINRVQMEVTGAKISCTSIFDHATTGWKTGPITIGEIYEVYPVPSTLKVLELTGEDIKEALEFNAERFVTDDGLLTLDHWSVDDYSNYDMWEGIEYIIAIDRPVGERVLSVWHNGKPLDMAETYEVSMSSFRAGGGGYSMFENKPVVRDVKLQIFEIITDFVQERFAISPQVDNNWSVGTGFIHTVGWNETLRSISEMYDIEDSEIMKYNPDLVGVKSIPAGSELIVYRPFFQDK from the coding sequence ATGAGAAAGCTTCTTGCTTTGATACTTACCGTTTCCGTTCTGACAATGGCTATGGCTTCTTATTTTCACCTTACGATTCTCCACACCTCCTTTGTTCCCGCTAATACTGCTCCCTTTGATTATTCCTCTGGGAAGAGCGAAGACGTCTTTCCGGCAAGACTGGCTGTTTTTGTCAATCAGATGAGACTTTTCAATCCAAACACGTTGTTTATAGATACTGGAAATTTGATTCGGGGAACGCCTCTCTCTTACTATTCGGCTAAAATAGATTACTGCAATTTGAATCCATTTGTTGAGGCGATGAACGCTATCGGTCTCAACGCATCACTCATCGGGAGTGAAGAGTTCATTTATGGACCAGGTTTCCTTGAAGAAGCTATTTCGGCTTCTGAGTTTCCTCTTCTCTCGGCAAATATCGTCTTTAAATCTTCAGGAGAACCGGTTTTCTCGCCCTTTGAAGTCGTCGAGATAGAAGACGATGGCGAGAAGCTAAGAGTTGGCATCGTTGGTCTTGTGACGGAAGTTATTCCGCCCTGGCAAGAGGCCGAGTTTTTTGCCGGTCTATCCTTCGTTGACCCTGTCGATGCGGCTGGTGATTATCTCGGCAAGCTTAGAGAAGAGGTAGACGTTTTGGTTCTGGCATATCGTGGGAGTAATGAAGAAGCCCATGAGATTATGAAGGCTCTTAGGGAAATAGATGTATTTTTGAAAGGCCCACAACTTACAACTAAATCGGCAATCGTTGATGGGGTTGTGATCTCTGGGCCCGGATATATAGACGAATCCGTGAGTAAGATCGATATCTATCTAGAAAAGACGGGTGAAGACTGGAAGATTTATGATAGATCGGTTGATGAGATTTCGATGTCTGGGTTCCTTCCTGACGAATCCGTTGTTGAGATCTTTAGAGGTTATAATGATCAAATCCAGAAGCTTCTGGATACAAGAGTTGGTTTTGCAGTCGGTGATTTCTATGTTGAAGATGCTCTTGAAGCGAGACTTCGAGACAACCCTCTTGCCGAGTTCATTAACAGAGTGCAGATGGAAGTAACGGGAGCCAAGATTTCATGTACCTCGATTTTCGATCATGCGACAACCGGTTGGAAAACCGGACCGATAACCATTGGCGAGATCTACGAGGTTTATCCTGTTCCAAGCACGCTCAAAGTTCTTGAGCTAACCGGCGAAGACATCAAAGAAGCCCTTGAATTCAATGCAGAACGCTTCGTTACCGATGATGGATTGCTTACTTTGGACCATTGGTCTGTTGATGATTATTCGAATTACGATATGTGGGAGGGAATTGAATACATAATCGCCATAGACAGGCCGGTCGGCGAAAGAGTCCTCAGTGTCTGGCATAATGGTAAACCGCTTGATATGGCAGAGACTTATGAAGTCTCTATGAGCAGTTTTCGTGCGGGAGGCGGCGGTTACAGCATGTTCGAGAATAAGCCGGTTGTAAGGGATGTGAAGCTTCAGATCTTTGAGATAATTACGGATTTCGTTCAGGAGAGATTTGCCATTAGTCCCCAGGTTGACAACAACTGGTCGGTAGGAACAGGGTTCATTCACACGGTTGGATGGAACGAAACATTGAGATCAATTTCAGAGATGTATGACATCGAGGATTCTGAAATCATGAAATATAATCCCGATCTAGTAGGAGTTAAAAGCATTCCCGCAGGTTCGGAACTGATAGTTTACAGACCCTTTTTTCAAGACAAGTAA
- a CDS encoding proline iminopeptidase-family hydrolase: MEGYVTVPGGRIWYEVQGRYSKMKPFITIHGGPGVPHNYLETISALSDERPVVFYDQLGCGRSERPSDRSLWRVDRFVEEIECLRKELGFSTIHLLGQSWGTILACEYSVKYPSFVESLVLSGPAMSITRFESDARKLVETLSDHSQSAIKRAESIGNFNGESYHSAISEFYGKYVCRVKPWPQCMKEAVAGMGEEVYNYMYGPSEFTVTGVLKDFDCTPHLENITVPVLLTCGEFDEATPETTRYYSSKFPNATMRIFEGASHEHHLEKAKEYIEAVRRFLKDVE, translated from the coding sequence GTGGAAGGATATGTAACCGTTCCTGGCGGACGAATCTGGTATGAAGTGCAAGGTAGATACAGTAAGATGAAACCTTTCATTACGATTCATGGGGGTCCTGGTGTTCCGCACAACTACCTTGAGACGATAAGTGCGCTTTCAGATGAGAGGCCCGTTGTCTTCTACGACCAACTGGGTTGCGGTAGATCAGAGCGTCCATCGGATAGGTCGCTCTGGAGAGTTGATCGCTTCGTGGAAGAAATCGAGTGTCTGAGAAAAGAGTTAGGGTTTTCGACAATTCATCTTCTCGGCCAGTCCTGGGGAACTATTCTAGCCTGCGAATATTCCGTCAAGTACCCCAGTTTCGTCGAAAGTCTTGTTCTGTCGGGACCGGCAATGAGCATCACGAGATTTGAAAGCGATGCTAGAAAACTGGTTGAGACCTTGTCTGATCATTCACAATCCGCTATCAAAAGGGCCGAATCAATCGGTAACTTCAATGGAGAGAGTTATCACTCGGCAATTTCGGAGTTCTATGGGAAATATGTATGTCGAGTAAAGCCATGGCCTCAATGTATGAAGGAAGCAGTCGCCGGCATGGGGGAAGAGGTCTACAACTACATGTACGGGCCAAGCGAATTCACAGTAACAGGCGTTTTGAAAGACTTCGACTGTACACCTCATCTCGAAAACATTACCGTACCCGTCCTATTGACTTGCGGTGAATTCGATGAAGCTACACCGGAAACAACCAGGTACTACAGCAGTAAATTTCCAAATGCAACTATGAGGATCTTCGAAGGGGCATCTCACGAACACCATCTTGAGAAAGCCAAGGAATACATCGAGGCCGTTCGTAGGTTTCTCAAAGATGTCGAATAG
- a CDS encoding sugar ABC transporter substrate-binding protein, with amino-acid sequence MRHVRRSVMLLVILAIVLGGEALLAGLTYGYVTPGPDTWYRKDVEGFEYAASLVGAQVVVLNSDYDTEKEITNINTLINMGVDGMCVFSFNPNGAFIAAREAARAGIPLVVTDNVGQVLQSDDDIVACIDFDWEGMGVNIANYIAENYPGENIACIMGLFEHVPVQMFRNTFEPKVKELGKNEIVAIRDGQYTPTVAVDQAQDLIESGYEFSNLFIFNEEMAAAVVRMLKTRGLLNNPIRVITTNGAPYGIELIKEGSIDYSISTSPGWEGFVSFLALHAYTQGVITDLNQQILLPNTPITPETIDDKTKVVPWDIDPVWIDLTREYFPQYNSLY; translated from the coding sequence ATGAGACATGTAAGGCGTTCGGTGATGCTTCTGGTCATTCTCGCTATTGTCCTGGGAGGAGAAGCTCTTCTTGCAGGATTGACGTATGGTTATGTAACACCGGGACCGGACACTTGGTACCGGAAAGATGTTGAAGGCTTCGAGTATGCAGCAAGTCTAGTAGGCGCGCAAGTTGTTGTACTAAACTCCGACTACGATACAGAGAAGGAGATTACCAATATAAACACACTCATCAATATGGGTGTCGATGGAATGTGTGTTTTCTCTTTCAATCCTAACGGAGCTTTCATTGCTGCCAGGGAAGCCGCGAGAGCAGGAATACCTTTAGTTGTGACTGATAATGTGGGTCAGGTCCTCCAGTCAGATGATGATATTGTTGCGTGTATTGACTTCGACTGGGAAGGAATGGGAGTGAACATTGCAAACTACATTGCTGAGAATTACCCGGGCGAGAATATTGCGTGCATAATGGGTCTCTTCGAACACGTTCCGGTGCAAATGTTCAGAAACACTTTTGAACCAAAGGTCAAAGAACTTGGCAAGAATGAAATTGTTGCAATCAGGGACGGGCAGTACACTCCAACGGTTGCAGTCGATCAGGCCCAGGATTTGATAGAGTCCGGCTACGAATTCTCTAACCTCTTTATCTTCAACGAAGAGATGGCGGCGGCAGTAGTTAGAATGCTAAAGACAAGAGGCCTTCTCAACAACCCGATCAGAGTAATAACCACAAACGGTGCTCCGTACGGAATAGAGCTGATCAAAGAAGGAAGCATCGATTACTCGATCTCGACTTCACCGGGATGGGAAGGATTTGTTTCATTCCTCGCTCTTCATGCATATACGCAGGGAGTGATAACGGATCTGAACCAGCAGATTCTCCTTCCAAATACGCCGATAACCCCCGAGACTATCGATGACAAGACCAAGGTAGTTCCATGGGATATCGACCCAGTCTGGATCGATCTGACAAGAGAGTATTTCCCGCAGTACAATTCACTCTATTAA
- a CDS encoding sugar ABC transporter ATP-binding protein: MQSEALVEMEDVTKVYGMHRALDEVSFDLFPGEVHCLVGENGAGKSTLIKILSGAISPEAGIIKIDGKVVEELNPRQSIEMGIATIYQDAELVDSLTVADNVYLGNEITGRIPFVIDSKSQMKKVNEIIAALKMHLPTGALVEELSASQKQMLQIVKALYRDARVLIMDEPTSSLGMDETKALMNIVRNLRERGIGIIYISHYLEEIFEIGDRVTVLKDGKSMGTSSLESVTVEEIIRKMVGRDASLFYTRRKVDIGEVSLEVKNISRWGIVNDVSFDVRKGEVFGIGGLVGSGRSELVNILFGADKADSGEILLNGKKLRIRSPQDAIRQGIALITEDRKKLAMLGGRDVVENTALVHSENFRGFLLNLKEEEDVTDEIVNKLSVAVQDRSQKIEELSGGNQQKVIIGRWLIDDSDVYIFDEPTKGVDIGAREQIYELIVELAERGKCIIMISSDMPELLSMSDRIGVMKNGRMVEIVKNDNIEEEDMIRRFIGV, encoded by the coding sequence ATGCAGAGTGAAGCGTTAGTGGAAATGGAAGATGTCACGAAAGTATACGGGATGCACAGAGCGCTTGATGAAGTGTCATTCGATCTCTTCCCGGGAGAAGTCCATTGCCTTGTCGGAGAAAACGGTGCCGGGAAATCAACATTGATTAAAATCCTCTCAGGAGCAATCTCGCCAGAGGCAGGTATCATCAAAATCGACGGCAAGGTAGTTGAAGAGCTAAACCCGCGTCAATCTATAGAAATGGGAATTGCTACAATATATCAGGATGCCGAACTTGTAGACTCCCTGACCGTTGCTGATAACGTCTATCTCGGTAATGAAATCACCGGAAGAATACCTTTTGTAATCGACAGTAAAAGTCAGATGAAAAAAGTAAACGAGATCATAGCGGCGTTGAAAATGCATCTGCCAACTGGCGCTCTTGTTGAAGAACTCTCCGCCTCTCAGAAGCAGATGCTTCAAATAGTTAAGGCCCTGTATAGAGATGCAAGGGTTTTAATAATGGACGAACCAACCAGTTCCCTGGGAATGGATGAAACCAAGGCCCTAATGAATATTGTAAGGAATCTGAGAGAACGGGGAATCGGGATAATCTATATATCTCATTACCTTGAAGAGATCTTCGAAATCGGCGATAGAGTAACAGTTCTCAAGGATGGAAAGAGCATGGGAACCTCCTCGCTAGAAAGCGTAACTGTGGAAGAGATTATCAGAAAAATGGTTGGAAGGGACGCGTCGCTTTTCTATACTAGAAGAAAAGTCGATATTGGAGAAGTTTCACTAGAAGTTAAGAACATCAGCAGATGGGGAATCGTCAATGATGTGAGCTTCGATGTGCGAAAAGGAGAGGTATTCGGTATAGGTGGCCTTGTGGGATCGGGAAGAAGTGAACTCGTTAACATTCTTTTTGGAGCGGACAAAGCAGACTCAGGGGAGATTCTACTTAACGGGAAGAAGCTCAGAATCAGGTCTCCACAAGATGCTATAAGACAGGGAATTGCTCTCATAACTGAAGACAGGAAGAAGTTGGCAATGCTTGGAGGAAGGGATGTTGTGGAGAACACAGCCTTGGTGCACAGTGAGAATTTCAGAGGCTTCCTTCTCAATTTGAAGGAGGAGGAAGATGTAACGGATGAGATTGTCAACAAGCTTTCGGTTGCAGTCCAAGACAGATCGCAGAAGATTGAAGAGCTTTCGGGTGGAAATCAGCAGAAGGTGATTATTGGTCGCTGGTTGATAGACGATTCGGATGTCTACATATTTGATGAACCAACTAAGGGCGTTGATATTGGAGCAAGAGAGCAGATTTATGAATTGATTGTTGAGCTTGCAGAACGGGGCAAATGCATTATCATGATCTCCTCCGATATGCCCGAACTTCTGTCTATGAGTGACAGAATAGGCGTAATGAAAAACGGAAGAATGGTAGAGATCGTAAAGAACGATAATATTGAAGAAGAAGATATGATAAGGCGCTTCATAGGAGTTTAG